A segment of the Bactrocera neohumeralis isolate Rockhampton chromosome 3, APGP_CSIRO_Bneo_wtdbg2-racon-allhic-juicebox.fasta_v2, whole genome shotgun sequence genome:
tggaatgtccctggcgagtataagcctcaattggaggcctacgaaggcgttgctaattatagcaacactacccgtcaggaaatctagCGAGGCCTGGTTCGCGCatttgatgaccctgtagcccctgagggtctcagaggagtcaaactccgggtgaggacccgcaggattgtcgagtacatagcttagcaccatactcaacaatctgacgtcgatctacACCCATCTCTCCTGTATTGTGCCCAAAGAGGAGGAATTTCCATCTATAATGGCCACCTGCAGGCTAtccctggctacatcgcagaaatgccttgccgttgttgtgctgctgtgttctccttcactccgcctcggttttttgggTTGAGTTCCGGGTACCTCtgtgatggagcgatttctctTTTGAGAAGTGCTCTCTAGTTTGTTCTCTActtgaggttgtgattgcttccttttcaggtagccttcatattcctctacgatggatttgaggcgctttgtttcagcctcatcaactggggtaccggctgcctggtctttggctatcttccctagtatgaagaccgccctctggtaccggtttttcctcagctgattttgggatttcttgcgcttctttttgttctcacttttagccgccagtgcactttggttggtgctcatggcagccttggaggtggacgcttcgtCCCTTACCTCTGTGGTTTtcactgctgtatctaccggtatactttgtTTGGTATGTTcggtagtactcttactcgtctcctggctggaggcaagtaGTTCGTCCTCATCGGATTCCGATAGCTCATGTCCTTAGTCcttgctgttgtcgtcaatttggttgttgtagttggtgttgttgtttagtAGTCCGGAAATGGtagtcactcgtccgcagagccggtatgcggagagaaggcttttatacctccgacctcgcccgggcatcggaggggaccgttcgcgatcagctatttattaccccccgctgaccattcagccctcggcacgggtacctcgacaccttggcttagggtggtgttggttcgggtgtcctcatacttccacaataggagatgagcgtaaaacctagggtttattcatccatatcactattgtgggaattatgaagtgtccctcttagttcgtaagattagagtgcgtttcctttgggatgcacactttactcttacttaagccccttcgccacgacaaggcgaccaacttcaaaggagGGTGCGTTACTACTCGCTAAACTAGTATCCATGGTTCAAACACATCTAAATATGGAAAAGTATAAATTGTATCTCTGGTCTGGTTATGAAATTGTattagcctggttagaaaaaccaccccatgcatggaagacgtatatttccaatcgaacgtctcaaatccttgacctagtgggatcagccacctggcgacacgtagccagtcaATCCttccgatctaggtacaagagggtgcaaacccCTGCACCTTACCTCCACCACTATTTGATGGGATGgtccccgatggttaacagaatctcccgattcttgggcACAATCGCCTATGTGCAATATAATTGCCTCCGAAGTTCGGAAAATCGATTCCTTTCATACAGCGATAGATGATGCCGACATCCTTGAGCGATTTTCATCATATTCCCAAGCACTCAGGGTAATCGCTCACATGCTCAAattcatagagcgactcaaGATTAAAATCAAGGTAGAGCCCTCAGTGTACTCCCAAGGTGATACATTGTTGCACCTAGACCTACAAAAGGCAAAGATCGCTCTCATCACTTACACCCAATCGCGCCATTTCAGCAGCGAGATgtcactactaagagaatcgaagccgattaaTAAAaggagctcactcttagtactaaatCCATTTCTGGATACAAAAGGTGTGCTTCGTGCGAATGGTCGGCTTGCCAACTCAAGCCTGACATATAACGAACGCCATCCCATAATTTTGCCAGAACCATCACAACTTGCCACATTACTTATccgttatatacacatattaatgCTACACGCGGAACATCGCTTGATGCAACATATAATCCGCcaagagttctatattccccgacttaagcctcaaataaaaaagtgcattttcatgtgtaaGATCTGCAACGATGCATAAATAGAAAATGaggacgcagattatggcagcacttccaccggaacgctgcaactttgctCCGCCTTTCACTACCACAGGCGTCGATTTTGCTAGGCCCTTTCAGaaaaaggcgtccatgctaaggtcccCCACACTAATGAAGggctacgtggctgtctttgtctgttttacgacaaaagcagtgcacctcgagctatgtactaatctgacaaaaGAGGCTTTCCTCGCGGCATTCGCACGCTTCGTCGGGCGACGCGGTTTTCCGTCAAAACTTATGAGCGACAACGGAAAAACGTTTATAGGGGCTCaaagagccacagaaaaacagtttgttgaTTTCATTAAGCAAGTTTCCCCAGAGATCGTATAAAAGTACGCTCACCAAGGcattaattggcaatttattCCCCCAAGCGcgcctcatatgggtggtttatgggaatccgcagtaaaaagttttaaatcccattttaaaaaagtagttggaaaccacaaatttaattacgaGGAAATCACAACATTGTTAATCCGCATTGAAGctgttctcaattcacggccactaacAATGCTctcgcaagacccctcagatCTTACAGCCCTAACCCcagggcactttctcaaaggagcacccattctggccacacctgagccaggcgtggagtcgctgtCCTTATTAAATCAATGGGAACAAATTCAAATTCTCCATTATAATttcagtcgccgatggaaaAAAGACTATTTAAAAGACCTCCACAAGAGGTATCCATGGAAAACATCAGAAAATGCGCCTAAGCTTAGAGATTGTGTCCTAATTAACGATGATTGTCTCCCTCCgaccgaatggcggcttggccgcatagaaaagctttactatggctccgacggtcatatccGAGTAGTCGATCCCCGTACGCAAACCGGAACGCTAACTAGATCGCTTgtaaaactatgttttttacCAACTACCGATAATAACGAAACGGTGTCAAAACTCTTTAAAACCACCgctaaaataaacaataattaaacaatataattaaattctttaaaagctCATCcgaactttctaaaataacttggccagattacagtggcagtattgaatttagtgcttcccactttagtgaaactattgtaaacttatttgaaaaatatgttccgaagtgtgttgctactcaaaaaattaattctaatttatagttttcgaaagaattatgtaaattaaaaaatagaaaatctcgtgcttttaaactttttaaaaaaactggtttagctgctaactattcaaaatattctaaattgcgtcggcaatttgctgaacttaacaaaatatgttatagtaattatataaataaagtaaaaaataatattatacgtaatccaaaattgtttcatggtttcgtcaactccaaacgcaggatttctaattttccgtccgctatgaaatataagtctagtatgtctagtgacaatgacaccatttctaatatgttcgctgaattctttaggtcctcatgctttcttaagaaatgtgccaaatatatataccaaccccttacaaaactatttaattcatctcttatgcaaggcttatttccatccatatggaaaaagtcatttataattcctttgcataagagtggatttaggtcttctattgaaaactataggggaatatcaaagttgtctgcaatacctaaactttttgaagcaattataacagacgacataaccttccggatctctccactaatttcttgttctcagcacggttttcgaaagggaaatctaccgtaactaatttgcttgaatttgtatcacatgtatcaacgggctttagggagaataagaatactgatgttatatacacagattttagtaaagcttttgataaagtaaaccattcaattctttggaataaacttgatcttcttggttttcaaccaatatttctaaaatgggttgtttcttatcttagtaatagaattcaacaagccatatttaaagatactttttctgataatcaatgttccttcaggcgttcctcaaggtggccatcttggtccaattctgttcttgttatttattaacgacatatcatctgttgttaagtcttcaaaagttttattatatgctgacgatgtaaaactttttaaaacgtatacttcaaacagcgaaagatgtcagttgcaaacagacttaaacaacctagtttcttggtgtgatagaaatgacatgccattgaaccttaaaaaatgtaaaacgatgtgcttttcacgtagagctgtagaccctacctcatacgcaatacaaaactttaggttggagcaagtatgcagttttgttgatctgggagtaactatgaaccccaaactcaattttaatcttcacgtaacttccacggtttttaaagctaaaggcgctcttagttttgttaaacgttggtctaaagaatttagagatccgcttaccacaaaaattctttttacatctctggtgaggcctatattggagtatgcttctgtggtttggaaccctagttaccaagtccattctgataagttagagtccgttcaaaaacaatttttactttttgccttaaatcatttgcattgggattccagtttaaatcttcccccttacattaaccgtttaaaacttataaatctcccgacactcgctagtcgtaggaatatgcttggtataatatttcttgtaaaactcatgaatgggtcagtctgtagcccatctctcttatctgatattaattttaacgttcccgctcgccctaccaggcagtttagacccttacttttaaaattttctagaacaaattttgagttaaatgaaccgttccgccgtatatgtcatgatttcaattttcattccagcacatttgatctaacagactcactctttaccattaaaaaaattattttatctgctcttaacaagtaacttttaaaaattatatactttaatctaattcttaatttcggctgttgaaattcttgtttctgtagctgagcagcttaagatcgcaacgtttaaaactctcttgccttttatgactcggctaattccgctcgttcgcggattgcgcccctcgcgccGGTTGGGTGGGaagagggtaatcgttgggaattattattattaaatgacGATCCATTCGTGCCACATATTGTGAAATAAACTCCGAATGATATAAATCTATAATCACTTACTCTTCTTCCACACAGGGCAATATGGATGCTGATATGCCGGTTGCACCAACGCCAACTATACGTTCGGCTGTCACTGTGCCACGCACTGGGGCTGCCCCCGTAGCTGCGCCCGAACAACCACTGAAACCACTGCGCCAACCGTTGCACGAAGTGCCGCCCGACAAACACCGACCGCGGCTTCGCAGCCGCCCCGAACCCGATGACCGCTTTGTTGCTCCCCACACCGCTTACAGCACTGTCCTATCTTTAAGGGGATGACTCCCAATCAGCGTCAGCACTTGGCTCAGGCACAAGGACACTGCCTGAATTGTCTGGCTCAAATGCATATCACGCAGGAGTGCGTGTCTGACACCATGTGCCAGCACTGTGAGCGGGCACATCATACGTGTACTACACCAGCATACAACCCTCCATAGATGCGCAACACCGACACACCGCATTTATCATTTCACCACACACGTTCCGCATCACTTCCCCACACAACATCCACAATTTCACAGCTACAGCAGATCTAGCAGCTGACCGACACCCCACACCAAACGCTAAAACAGGAATAACGGGTAGCGGGCCGGCTTCTTTTCCGACCTCACGCTCTAGGAAGTAACAACGCGCGTTCGACCTCCCTTTTTTCATCTTTAAcgatatttttaagaattaattggtttcattaaaattgtgcttttctttaaaagaaagttgtttaaAGTGGCAATTTTTCCTCGTCTTAATAAACAATTATTGTAATTTCTTCatcggaaacaaaaaagggTGGTTTATTGTGCAAGTTGGGGATATTTTCAATATAGTCAACAAAGCGAAAAGTTTGGAGGCTTAAAGtagccatacacgacacacaagtgTGATCGATCTCTATGAAATCGTTTCACCATACACGACATACAAacccattttgcgttcgttcttcaaacAGTGAATATGGACGACAAGCAAGCGGAAGATTGTTCGTCCGCGATCTTTCCTATTCGGTGGTACgagaaaaatgagattttttgtGCATACAGCGCCATACACGTGTACGATAGTAAAAAATCAAGCATTTTCGCTAAAATGGATTGGTATGCGTATGCCCATACACGAGAAAATCGGAatcgcacacacatatatttatgccGTGTATAGCCACTTTTAATGTTACGAAGCGTACAAAGGTAGGAATAGGGTTACCAGATCGCTCCAGCGAAAAATCAGTACGTCTccatcaaaaaagcaaaaaaaaaagtaaaaataaaaagagcaGGGTACAGATAGATCACAAATTCCAGCGTGTCAAATAGGTAGAATTTAATTATCTTCCAGCATCGTACAATTTACATTTCCTTTGGTCATATTTTTTGGCACTGCCGATTGCTTTTAGCATATCAACATTTTCAGTTTTCATTGTATACTTATGGAAATCGTTGCATGacatgtttttataattatatttagtgACAATCATGTTGCGAACATTTTCAACAAGGAGACGATTGCGTTCATCACTCCATTGGATATTGATGAGAGAGAAAATTCTTTCACAATTAGCATTATGTCCGGGAATAGAAAAAAAGTACTgcgcaattttcaaaatttcagaaaaggAATCAATGTTTGAATTCGCTTTAAAAAATGCACAAATCTGGTCATTTGAAGTTTGTGAAAAAAGGCGTTTGCACCGAAAATCAGTACACTTCATTGAAAAATGAGTATATCAGTACGGGGGTCTAAAAATCAGTACGAGTACCGATAAAATCAGTACATCTGGTAACCCAAGGTTGGAAGATGGGCaagataaaaattgtaattcaaatgtgttattaaaattcaatttacttttaaaattactCCAAGGAGTTCTTACTTATAGATAGATTTTACAGCTAATAGCCGTCATTTCTTATTCTGGTTCGAAACTAACCAAGATACCTTCATTGGGTAAAGTTTACTAGAGCACAATTGATAAACAGTTgctaacttcttcttcttctttactggagtagacaccgcttacgccagtcgtttcttcttttcgctacgtggcgccaattggatattccagctccttctccacttggtccttccaacggagtggaggtcttcctcttcctctgcttctcccggcgggtactgcgtcaaatactttcagagctggagtgttttcgtccatttggacaaCATAAACTATACAGCGTAGGCGCTGTcgtttaattcgctgaactatgtcaatgtggtcatatatatcatacagctcatcgttccatcgaatgtgatattcgccgtggccaacgcgcaaaggaccataaatctttcgcagaacttttctttcgaaaactcgcaacgtcgactcatcagttgttgtcatcgtccaagcctctgcactatatagcaggacgggaattatgagtgacttatagagtttggtttttgttcgtcgagagaggactttgcttctcaattgcctactcagtccgaagtagcaactgatggcaagagttatcctgcgttggatttccaggctgacattgttggtggtgtttacgctggttccaagatagacgaaattatctacgacttcaaagttatgactatcaacagtgacgtgagagccaagtcgcgagtgcgacgactatttgtttgccGACAGGAGatttttcgtcttgccctcgttcactgccacacccatttgttttgcttccttgtccagtccggaaacatacgccagcagctgtacactcttataaaagattgtgcctGCTCGATTAAattttgcagctcgaattattttctccagaagcaggttgaaaaagtcgaacgtagggagtcgccttgtctgaaacctccttTGGTTTCGAACGGCTCaaagaggtcctttccgatcctgacggagcctTTGGTGTTGCCCAACGTcatacacagccgtattagttttgcggggataccaaattcagacatcgcggcataaaggcaggtCCTTTTCGTGCAgttgaaagcagctttgaaatcgacgaagaggtagtgtgtgCCGATTGTCCTTTCACGAGTGGTCTATAGcgacactgataaggtccaatcagtttgttgacggtggactttaatcttttacataatacgttcgatagaaccttatatgcaatgttgaggaggcttatcccatggtagttggcgcagattgtggggtctccttttttatggattgggcagagcacacttaaattccaatcgttgggcatgctttcgtccgaccatattttgcaacgAAGCTGATGCTTGCTCCtcattagttcttcgccgccgtgtttgaacagCTCGGCCGggaatccatcggcccccgacgctttgttgttcttcaggcgggtaattgctattcgaacttcttcatggtcgagcaatggaacgtctgctccatcgtcatcgattggggaatcgggttcgccttctacTGGCGTTATGCGTTCATTGCCactcagcaggttggagaagtgttccctccataatttaagtatagtatttaatttaagGCATCGGTCattagatcacctttggggttctacaagagtagaaccggttttgaaaccttcagttatcctccgcattttttcatagaattttcgggCATTACCCCTATCCGCCAGCTTATCTCACTCTTTATGCTCACTCATTTCGGCcctttttttctgtctgcaaatgcgtttggcttccctcttcaactttcggtatctatcccatcccgcacgtgttgtggtcgatcgtaacgttgcgaggtaggcagcctgttttctctccgctgcgacacgacactcctcatcgtaccagctgttcttttgcactttccgaaaaccaatggtttcggttgcagctgtacgtaaggagtttgaaatgccgtccacagttcccttataccgagttgttgacgagtgatctcagagagcaggagtgcaagccgagtagaaaatggttcgacgtcgaaccttccttgtgtttgttgacgtgcgctcTTTGCTGCACAGATGCGGGTGagaatcttggctgcaaaaagatagtggtccgagtcaatgttaggacctcggagcgcacgcacatctaaaatactggagacgtgccttccatctatcacaatatgatcgatctggttggtagtttttcgatccggagacagccaggtagcttgatgaatcttcttatgctggaatctagtactacagataaccatatttcgtgccccggcgaagtcgatcagcctttGGGGCTGTTTCGTCgtgaaggctgaatttaccgaccgtagtgccaaagattccttctttgcccaccctggcgttaaagtcgccaagcacgttTTTGACATCGtagcgggggcagctctcataggcgcgctccaagcgctcatagaaggcatctttggtcacatcgtccttcttttcCGTAGGGGCGTTGGcgcagcgatatgttgaagaacttcgctttgatgcggattgtggctagacgttcatttaccagagtgaatgatagtgctcggcgacagagtctctctcccaccacgaatcccacaccaaacttgcgctcctttatatggccactgtagtaaatgtcacaaggacctactcgtctctgtccttgtcccgtccatcgcatttcttggacggcggtgatgtcagcctttagtTTCgcaaggacatcaaccagctgggcagcggcaccttcccaattaagagaccggacattccaggtgcatgccccaAAATCGTAGTTTGCCATattcgtcatcaaaagggggtctctcatttcattggtataattttttacgtggcgggtcccaaacccagcgcacaaccctatgcagggtatgtttcgccttttcactttagctcgccttcaaaaggatgttcttaggctatccagaggatacttagtcaaagaccggaagtcgtgagctgcttgagtcatatgtaaaagaatcgtttctggccactcccaagtgaacggcgaccagagaactttcctcacttgcgtgaacttctacacatgactccatcctccaactattgaaaaaaatagttgTTCTACATATAAGCTTAGGAtacagctctcaagaaatgtaaaaacttcatataaaaaagtaattcatTATTTCTTGAGCTGTGGTCAAGTCATTTTGACAGCTTTTGTGAATaatccacattagaagagcaagagcaaataaacaaagaaaataaacttatgtgtataagtatataaatattttcattgcgatttaaggaatgatgattggtaagttttatacaaaatttcaaaatcaactATATATCgttataatgattttaactaattgtaggatgaatttaatgattactttgaatttccctcaagaaacaattgttgattttatgtttcttcgcaaaaccagtattgccatattcgcattttattgaaaaaaatttattaaaaattactactaGATTTCTTCAGAGCTGCatagcacaagaaaatttaccgtAGAAAATGTCAACAGAGctaattctgccgctacaacaaaaaccacaactGTACTTATATTGAATAAACGTCCCTAAGTAGTATAAGTAATactattaataaatttatatttactaatttatgctattatatttaataaatgatatattttattatttttactaactAATTCTCTGATTTCCAaggaaattataatttctttagtTTTCTCTTTCTGTTAGtttccaattatttttgttttcgtgtAGTGTTTGCTGCAGATCATGTTGATTCCCGAATTCATGTCTGTAATCACATTTAAGAGTATCGAAATTTTACCTTTATCACCTAGAAAAATATCAAGGTTACACTTTCATCTGTCAGATTTTTCAGGTTTCTACCGTTTGGCATACAGGCTATGTGTTGAAGTACTCATGGAAAACACGAGTGTGTTACGTTTGGCAGATTCacatttaacttttttgaattatttcataTGAGTTCGCTCACTTTGAGGCGAAGCAAGGAAATGCTAAATGCTGATGTACCCTCTGCCCTATTCGCTGCGTTGGTAAAGTATGAATTGTCAAGCATAGCAAAGAAAGTGGTATGTGAATCAACCATTGCGTACCGAACAAAGACACAAGAATGGGTAGATGCCACTTGATCGATTGATTTAAATTTAGCGAAACGGTATCACCATCAATAGAAAAAGTCAACAGGGTATGTTTAATGTATTCCATATTTGTTTAGacgttgaaaatttttttgaagtccaCACTCTTTTCTTTGACACTTGGGAAATTATTTCGCTACTTAATTTTAGCCAAAGGTTATTTACATCAAATTGTTTTAGTTTTCTAACAATTTTATGGAGCAAATCATAACTTTAAATTGAATGTGATTGTTAAATAACTTTTGGaatattacttttgttttaatataggCGACTGAAATCATTTGTAGCCCAAGGCAAAAATTGATTGCGAAACGACTAACTGAAGCCCTCATATTCACATCTAAACTTGCATAATGAAGATATGGACATCGGAGCACACTTTCAACCACCCATGGGAAACGGTTACACAGGCAGCATGGCGAAAATATCCCAATCCGATGACACCATCTATAATTGGGACAGATGTTGTAGAGCGTAGAGTGGTAGACGGAGTGTTGCACACACACCGCCTGGTTCAGTCGAAGTGGTATTTCCCAAAATGGACAAATTCACTAATTGGTACTGCCAAAACATGTTTTGCAAGTGAACGCTCTACTGTGGACCCACAACGTAAACAAATGGTTCTTAAAACCATTAACTTAACTTTCTGTCGGCACATTTCGGTTGATGAAGTCCTCTATTACGAACCACATCCAACAGATTCAAGTAAAACTTTACTTAAACAGGAAGCATCCGTCAGTGTGCAAGGCGTTCCATTGTGTCACTATATGGAAGATATGCTAACATCCACCATAAGCATGAATGCGGGCAAAGGTCGTCAAGGTCTTGAATGGGTAATTGGACGTATAAACGCAGAAGTCAAAGGTATTGCCGAGTCTGCCGATGATTtcttaatgaaaacaaaacactCATTAGATGATATGACTGAAAGTGCTCGTAAAAGCATGGATGAAATCAGTGTGCAAGCTGCCAAAGCAGCaaaacatattcacatataatAGATGTgattaaaaacaagaatttcGTGAATATTGTATTTGGGGGTATCCCAACAAAACCGCTACTGTCACAAAATCGAGTACTTGGATTGAGACTACTATCGTACAAAACGAATtaaccaataaaaaaagttatttataaaacactgagttctaaaagaaaatttacaactttattaaaatcataatttttaggacttgttatattttgaaaaagaacaagcttttattttacatattgatCCATACAATGACGTTCCATCATATACAAACAGGTGTTTTGATTAAAGCATGCGTTCAATGTATTAAATATTCATAGATTAAAGCAACATA
Coding sequences within it:
- the LOC126753475 gene encoding protein slowmo, whose translation is MKIWTSEHTFNHPWETVTQAAWRKYPNPMTPSIIGTDVVERRVVDGVLHTHRLVQSKWYFPKWTNSLIGTAKTCFASERSTVDPQRKQMVLKTINLTFCRHISVDEVLYYEPHPTDSSKTLLKQEASVSVQGVPLCHYMEDMLTSTISMNAGKGRQGLEWVIGRINAEVKGIAESADDFLMKTKHSLDDMTESARKSMDEISVQAAKAAKHIHI